The Fretibacterium sp. OH1220_COT-178 DNA window AGTTCTATGTTCATTCCTGTCTCCCCCCTCGCCCCTTCTTCAGCGGCAATGGAAGTTTTTCGGAGGGGCGTTTTGAAAAAGAACGCCGTTCCGCTTGGGGCGGCGTCCGCATTCCTGCAATAGGATTCCTGAATTGTATCCCATTCCGGATTGGCTTTGCAACGAAAAACGGCCGATCGGCGAGGCCCCTCCTTATGACATGCACCCTTGTTCCGTTGCTTTCCCCCTCGTCCTGCGGGAAAATACGTAGCGTCGGCTCGGCCGGGGTCCGCCGTCCGATTTCGTTGTCCCGTGGAGGCGCGTCGTTCGAGGATGGGATTGCGAGGAAGCGATTGCTTTGGGGGAGCGCGCCATATCCGTTGAAATGGACCCGAATGGGCTTTCCGAGGAGGAGATGCGATGCTGAAATTTTTTGCGAAGTCGCTTTTGTGGACGGCTGCGGTCCTGTTCGTGGTTGCGGTGGTGACCTATCGGCCCCTGCCCGAGGGCGTCGTGCGGCCCGACTCGAGGTTCCTGGACGATACCGGCGGGACGGCCTTGGGCAGGGCCCTTGCAGCGGGGAGGGACGCCCATCCCGAGGGATCGGGGATCTGGCCGCTGGCGGACGGACGGGACGCCTTCGTGGCCCGGGCCCTGCTGGCCGACGCCGCGGAACGGTCGATCGACGCGCAGTACTACATCTGGCGCGACGACATCTCCGGGCGGCTGCTGTACCGTGCTCTGGTCCGCGCGGCCGACCGGGGCGTTCGCGTTCGCCTGCTGCTGGACGACAACAACACCCGGGGCCTCGACCCGCTCATCGGGACGCTGAACGGACACGCCAACATCGAGGTGCGGCTGTTCAACCCCTTCATGCACCGCAGGTTCCGCTTCCTGGGATATCTGAGCGATTTTCCGCGCCTGAACCGCAGGATGCACAACAAGGCGTTCGTCGTGGACAACCGGGCCGCCGTGGTGGGGGGACGCAACGTCGGAAACGAGTACTTCGGCGTGGGGGACGGGGTGATGTTCGCGGACCTGGACGTTCTGGCGACGGGCGCCGCGGTGGACGACGTGTCCCGGGACTTCGACCGTTACTGGAACAGCGCCGCATCCTACCCGGCGGAGGCGATCGTTCCGGCCGGGCTGCCCGTGGTGGACCTGGGGGGCGACCCCCGTTCCGTTCCGGAGGCTGCGGAGTACCTCGATGCCCTGGGCGCAAGCCGGATGCTGCAGCGGCTGAAGGACGGCGTACTGCCCCTGGACTGGGTTCGGGCCCGATTGGTGAGCGACGATCCGCTCAAGGCCCTGGGCCGGGGTTCCCTGGAGAGCTCCCTGCTGGGGAAGCTCGTCGATATCCTTGGAGAGGTGGAGTCGGAGCTCGTCCTGGTGTCGCCCTATTTCGTCCCCTCCGTCGAGGGGACGGAGGCGCTGGTGTCCCTCCGTCGGAAGGGGGTGCGCATCTCCGTGCTCACCAACTCCCTCGCGGCTACGGACGTCGCCCCCGTGCATGCCGGGTACGCCAAGTACCGCAGGCCGCTCCTGAGCGCCGGGGTGCGCCTGTTCGAGATGAAGCGGGAGGGGGACGCCCCGACGGCCAGGGACGTCGGCCTGACGGGCAGCAGCGCGTCCAGCCTG harbors:
- a CDS encoding phospholipase D family protein; protein product: MLKFFAKSLLWTAAVLFVVAVVTYRPLPEGVVRPDSRFLDDTGGTALGRALAAGRDAHPEGSGIWPLADGRDAFVARALLADAAERSIDAQYYIWRDDISGRLLYRALVRAADRGVRVRLLLDDNNTRGLDPLIGTLNGHANIEVRLFNPFMHRRFRFLGYLSDFPRLNRRMHNKAFVVDNRAAVVGGRNVGNEYFGVGDGVMFADLDVLATGAAVDDVSRDFDRYWNSAASYPAEAIVPAGLPVVDLGGDPRSVPEAAEYLDALGASRMLQRLKDGVLPLDWVRARLVSDDPLKALGRGSLESSLLGKLVDILGEVESELVLVSPYFVPSVEGTEALVSLRRKGVRISVLTNSLAATDVAPVHAGYAKYRRPLLSAGVRLFEMKREGDAPTARDVGLTGSSASSLHAKTFSVDGRRIFVGSFNMDPRSVHLNTEMGLMIESPALAGELQRALEEKGLAHAYAVSLEDGGLRWTTREEGREVVYDEEPESGWLQRAAIWVLSRLPIEGLL